From a single Arachis hypogaea cultivar Tifrunner chromosome 3, arahy.Tifrunner.gnm2.J5K5, whole genome shotgun sequence genomic region:
- the LOC112790824 gene encoding uncharacterized protein has protein sequence MDGDGKKIEMFQVGPCQDAYQFGFLIGKRFSKLIKTRLATDFILHNQLLPFANNTLQSQSLLQTLFDNNKKKFPRYWDELLGTAAGSAVPLLHILLINFRKEILAFIPKEGAKSYSADTLDDCSDVLVVGESMAIAAHNEDANVALVGHTYLIKRILPDGMFFVGYTYAGELPSCAFGFNSHGLAFTLDSVPPAEDEIMAGGIGRNFISRDILESTCIEDAISRIRSSEISVGHCYNLIETSTRRILNVETASRKRDSIFEVGEPPFFHANMYLHLQINQVHDENSISRQKRAAALPKKTKEDFLSLLGDADDRKYPIYMTGPLLHTLCTAVFDLDEHTLSIIEGNPKKGDVSHVFSIKRCHVNDRSEE, from the exons ATGGATGGAGATGGGAAAAAGATAGAGATGTTTCAAGTTGGTCCATGCCAAGATGCATATCAATTCGGATTTTTAATTGGCAAAAGATTCTCTAAACTCATAAAGACTAGGCTTGCTACTGACTTCATTCTTCATAATCAGCTTCTACCTTTTGCCAATAATACCCTTCAATCCCAATCACTCCTCCAAACCCTTttcgataataataaaaaaaaatttccaagATATTGGGATGAGCTCTTGGGTACTGCAGCGGGCAGCGCGGTGCCTCTTCTTCAT ATTTTACTTATCAACTTCAGGAAGGAAATTCTTGCGTTCATTCCAAAAGAAGGAGCAAAGAGTTACAGTGCAGATACCTTGGATGACTGCTCTGATGTTCTTGTTGTGGGTGAATCTATGGCCATTGCGGCGCACAATGAGGATGCAAATGTTGCGCTTGTTGGCCACAC CTATTTAATCAAAAGAATCTTGCCGGATGGAATGTTCTTCGTTGGTTACACTTATGCTGGAGAGCTTCCAAGCTGTGCCTTTGGCTTCAATAGCCATGGACTG GCCTTCACTCTGGATTCTGTACCGCCGGCTGAAGATGAGATCATGGCTGGTGGCATAGGTCGCAACTTCATCTCTCGAGACATTCTTGAATCTACATGCATAGAGGATGCCATCAGT CGGATCCGGTCATCAGAAATTTCTGTGGGGCATTGCTACAACTTAATTGAAACAAGTACACGCAGAATACTCAATGTAGAAACTGCCTCTAGGAAGCGGgattcaatttttgaggtgggggAACCACCTTTCTTCCATGCAAACATGTATCTCCACCTACAAATTAATCAG GTACATGATGAGAACTCAATCAGCAGGCAGAAAAGGGCAGCTGCCCTGCCCAAAAAGACAAAAGAGGATTTTTTGTCACTACTAGGAGATGCAGATGACAGAAAATACCCCATCTACATGACAG GTCCACTGCTTCACACGCTTTGCACTGCTGTTTTTGATTTGGACGAACACACACTATCAATTATTGAAGGGAATCCTAAAAAAGGAGATGTTTCTCATGTCTTCTCTATCAAACGTTGCCATG TAAATGATAGAAGCGAAGAGTAG
- the LOC112790825 gene encoding uncharacterized protein, with amino-acid sequence MAASFRWILQLHKDVPKAARFYSEGLGFSTNVCTLRWAELQSGLLLLALLHSPNPNLYHLATSDQVVQIHKGYSSLLSFTVTDINTTVTKLMALGAELDDPIKYEIHGKVAAMRCLDGHMLGLYEPV; translated from the exons ATGGCGGCGTCGTTTAGGTGGATATTGCAACTGCATAAGGACGTGCCGAAGGCTGCGCGGTTCTACTCCGAAGGGTTGGGGTTCAGCACCAACGTGTGCACTCTCCGCTGGGCCGAACTTCAATCTGGTCTTCTCCTCCTCGCCCTCTTGCACTCGCCCAACCCCAA CCTCTACCACTTGGCCACAAGTGACCAAGTCGTGCAGATCCATAAGGGCTACTCTTCGCTTCTATCATTTACTGTAACAGACATCAATACTACAGTCACAAAATTAATGGCTTTAGGAGCTGAACTAGATGACCCTATCAAATATGAGATCCACGGAAAG GTTGCAGCTATGCGCTGTCTTGATGGTCATATGCTAGGCCTCTATGAGCCGGTATAA